From Bacillus sp. FSL K6-3431, the proteins below share one genomic window:
- a CDS encoding TIGR04104 family putative zinc finger protein, with translation MQKCDKCKTKFKWKQLLISLYLAYKPIQCRQCGTWHKIAFSSRIVVSLLTVLPLWILGLFLLNKISLSMLTTGLALIIFSSLLSLFLPILMRYSSKY, from the coding sequence ATGCAGAAATGTGATAAATGTAAAACCAAATTTAAATGGAAGCAACTATTAATATCGCTTTATTTAGCATACAAACCTATTCAATGCAGGCAATGTGGTACATGGCATAAGATAGCTTTTTCCTCTAGGATTGTCGTATCTTTACTTACCGTCCTGCCACTGTGGATATTGGGACTTTTCTTACTGAATAAAATCTCTTTATCCATGCTTACTACCGGTTTAGCGCTGATTATATTCAGCTCACTCCTATCTTTATTTCTTCCCATTTTAATGAGATATAGTTCTAAATACTAA
- a CDS encoding ABC transporter permease subunit translates to MNQFQVLFKKEWLEATRDFKWIWIPLVFIILGIMEPLTAYYTPQIIEEFGDLPPGTVIEIPLPTAGEVLVRTASQLNLFGVLVIILAFMGILAGERKSGTAAMILVKPVSYHAFVGAKWLHGAVLIGVSYLLGMLASWYYTYQLFDLVKVSDFFMGTMTFGIFLLFIFTLTLFFSSFSSKSGIAAFATLGTVIVLTMISSLLPEKFNWTPFGLTVYASKLWMGDQEVSGKIYIAFIVTVAMMALLTFLSIRIFKRKELA, encoded by the coding sequence ATGAATCAATTTCAAGTTCTTTTTAAAAAGGAATGGCTGGAAGCAACTCGGGACTTTAAGTGGATATGGATACCGCTTGTTTTTATCATCCTCGGCATTATGGAACCATTAACGGCTTATTATACACCACAAATCATCGAAGAATTTGGAGACTTGCCTCCAGGAACGGTCATCGAAATACCACTTCCAACAGCAGGAGAGGTGCTCGTGCGGACAGCGAGTCAACTGAATTTATTTGGTGTCCTAGTCATTATTTTGGCATTTATGGGGATTCTTGCTGGAGAAAGAAAATCAGGTACGGCGGCGATGATTCTCGTAAAACCAGTTTCCTATCATGCGTTCGTTGGAGCCAAATGGCTTCACGGAGCGGTTCTCATAGGTGTTTCTTATTTACTTGGAATGCTAGCATCCTGGTATTATACGTATCAATTATTCGATTTAGTGAAGGTGTCAGACTTTTTTATGGGGACGATGACGTTTGGCATTTTTCTTCTATTCATTTTTACGCTCACTTTATTTTTCAGTAGCTTTAGTTCGAAGTCAGGAATCGCTGCATTTGCAACGCTAGGGACAGTCATTGTTTTAACGATGATCTCATCCTTATTACCGGAGAAATTTAACTGGACTCCTTTCGGGTTAACCGTATATGCAAGTAAGCTTTGGATGGGTGATCAAGAAGTATCTGGAAAAATATATATTGCCTTTATCGTAACAGTTGCTATGATGGCTTTATTAACATTCCTTTCTATTCGGATATTTAAGCGGAAAGAATTGGCTTAA
- a CDS encoding response regulator transcription factor, whose amino-acid sequence MMQTHILVTDDDPHIRELLRFYLQQERYIVIEAEDGLQASALLETEQVHLAVVDVMMPEKNGWELCEEIRKYYDIPVILLTAKGEMEDKAKGFLSGTDDYMVKPFEPEELLFRIRALLRRYQIVSENIITMGSTVIDRNNYQVKVGEQHFTLPLKEFELLSQLASQPDRTYTRDQLLQLVWGNDFEGDSRTIDVHIKRLRERFRSLTEDFQIVTIRGLGYKLVVNGK is encoded by the coding sequence GTGATGCAAACACATATATTGGTTACGGATGACGACCCACATATTCGTGAATTACTGCGCTTTTATCTGCAACAAGAGCGCTATATAGTTATCGAGGCTGAAGATGGTCTACAGGCCTCGGCACTGCTTGAAACAGAGCAAGTTCACTTGGCTGTTGTCGATGTGATGATGCCTGAAAAAAATGGCTGGGAACTTTGTGAAGAAATTCGTAAATATTATGATATTCCCGTCATATTACTAACTGCAAAAGGCGAGATGGAGGATAAAGCAAAAGGATTTTTATCGGGAACCGATGATTATATGGTCAAACCATTTGAGCCGGAAGAATTACTTTTCAGAATCCGCGCATTGCTTAGACGTTACCAAATAGTTTCTGAAAATATTATCACGATGGGAAGTACTGTAATTGATCGCAATAATTATCAAGTAAAAGTGGGAGAGCAGCACTTTACATTGCCGCTGAAGGAATTCGAATTACTCTCTCAGCTTGCTAGCCAGCCGGATCGGACATATACCCGGGATCAGCTCTTACAACTTGTGTGGGGTAATGATTTCGAAGGTGATAGTAGAACGATTGATGTTCATATAAAAAGACTAAGAGAACGATTCCGTAGCCTAACAGAAGACTTTCAGATCGTCACAATTAGAGGACTTGGCTATAAACTTGTGGTAAATGGAAAATGA
- a CDS encoding TldD/PmbA family protein encodes MKIEKFQEMLLGNGLGFGFEDMEIYYEKSNRFACEIYKGELDHYETAENGGLSFRGLYNGKMGYAYTEKFDESSITYLLEKAKANAEVVEEEEQDDIFGGSDDYEERDFYSESLDMVSIPEKISFLKEVESKVTSYDPRIVSLNSCKMMEQSKERVLANSRALVLHERKNYLAVVLSVVVKQEEETKSGFTIKITKDFSTLNADEIAKEAAEEALSYLGEKSIASKRYPVIFRNDAAASLLATFVSVFSAEVAQKGRSLLEGKNGTLIAGEHITIKDDPFHEEGFDSRNFDGEGVASKTCTIIEKGILKTMLHNRKTAKKEGVETTGHAYKSSYKGTLTVAPSNFYIEPGEKKHEELVSAQKEAVIITKLAGLHSGANAVSGDFSVAANGFYVKEGKVETAVKQMTIAGNFFELLKEIEEVGSDLYFSTSGIGSPSLLLKGLSVTVD; translated from the coding sequence ATGAAAATTGAAAAGTTTCAAGAAATGCTTCTAGGAAACGGGCTAGGCTTCGGTTTTGAAGATATGGAGATCTATTATGAAAAATCAAATCGGTTCGCCTGTGAGATTTATAAAGGGGAACTCGACCATTACGAAACAGCGGAAAATGGTGGACTATCATTTCGGGGTCTTTATAATGGAAAAATGGGCTATGCTTACACCGAAAAATTTGATGAGTCTTCCATTACTTATTTACTTGAAAAGGCGAAAGCAAATGCGGAAGTAGTCGAGGAAGAGGAGCAAGATGATATTTTCGGAGGCAGCGATGATTATGAAGAAAGAGATTTTTATTCAGAAAGTTTGGATATGGTTTCGATTCCTGAAAAAATTTCTTTTCTGAAAGAAGTGGAAAGTAAGGTTACAAGCTACGACCCGCGTATCGTCTCACTTAATTCTTGTAAGATGATGGAGCAATCGAAAGAACGTGTTCTCGCAAATAGCAGAGCTCTTGTTTTACACGAACGAAAAAATTACCTCGCTGTCGTGTTATCAGTTGTAGTAAAACAGGAAGAGGAAACGAAAAGCGGATTCACGATTAAAATAACAAAGGATTTCTCTACATTAAATGCAGATGAAATAGCAAAAGAAGCGGCGGAAGAAGCTTTGTCCTATCTTGGTGAAAAATCAATCGCTAGCAAAAGATATCCAGTTATTTTTCGTAATGATGCCGCGGCAAGTTTGTTAGCGACATTTGTATCGGTATTTTCAGCGGAGGTTGCGCAAAAAGGTCGGTCATTATTAGAAGGAAAAAATGGAACATTGATTGCAGGTGAGCATATTACGATCAAAGATGATCCCTTTCATGAGGAAGGCTTCGATAGCAGGAATTTCGATGGTGAAGGCGTAGCGTCAAAAACATGTACGATCATCGAAAAAGGAATATTAAAGACCATGCTTCACAATCGCAAAACAGCGAAAAAAGAAGGTGTGGAAACAACAGGTCACGCATATAAGTCATCATATAAAGGGACCTTGACGGTTGCGCCGTCTAACTTTTATATCGAACCAGGTGAGAAAAAGCATGAGGAATTAGTGAGCGCACAGAAGGAAGCTGTCATCATCACTAAGCTTGCAGGTCTGCACTCTGGAGCTAATGCCGTTTCAGGAGATTTCTCCGTTGCAGCAAACGGCTTTTATGTGAAAGAGGGTAAGGTAGAAACAGCTGTGAAGCAAATGACGATTGCCGGTAATTTCTTTGAACTATTGAAAGAAATAGAGGAAGTCGGATCTGACCTTTATTTTTCAACAAGTGGAATTGGATCTCCATCGCTATTACTTAAAGGATTATCAGTAACTGTAGATTAA
- a CDS encoding PLD nuclease N-terminal domain-containing protein, translating into MPTINWGLIAPLLVIQFILLVIALVDLKKQEQANGPKWIWVLVILLGNLLGPIIYFVFGRGKDR; encoded by the coding sequence ATGCCAACAATTAACTGGGGGTTGATCGCGCCATTGCTGGTGATTCAATTTATTTTACTTGTAATTGCGTTAGTTGATTTGAAAAAACAAGAGCAGGCAAATGGACCAAAATGGATTTGGGTACTTGTCATTTTGTTAGGAAATCTTCTAGGACCAATTATTTATTTTGTATTTGGAAGGGGTAAGGACAGATGA
- a CDS encoding ABC transporter permease, translating into MRQNYMLYLFLTPAIILTIVFKYVPMYGAIISFKDFSPMKGIWGSEWVGFEHFTRFLTSPNFGELFMNTLKLSVYGLVLGFPVPIILALMLNQVRRSSIKKNIQLILYAPNFISVVIICGMLFIFLSPTGPINAILSYFFDKPISFMSDPEAFRAIYIISGIWQGAGWASIIYVAALANVDPQLHDAATIDGASLLQRIWHIDLPTLKPMMAVLFILAAGGIMGIGFEKAYLMQTAMNIPTSEIIPTYVYKVGLQAGDYAYSSAVGLFNSIINIILLVFVNFVVKKLSEGESLY; encoded by the coding sequence ATGCGTCAAAACTATATGCTGTATTTGTTCCTAACACCTGCAATAATTTTAACGATTGTTTTTAAATATGTACCTATGTACGGAGCTATTATTTCATTTAAAGATTTTAGTCCGATGAAAGGGATTTGGGGAAGTGAATGGGTGGGATTTGAGCATTTTACTAGATTTCTAACGTCACCCAATTTTGGAGAACTCTTTATGAATACGCTTAAATTAAGCGTTTATGGCCTGGTTTTAGGTTTTCCCGTTCCAATTATATTAGCGTTAATGTTAAATCAAGTGAGAAGATCATCCATCAAAAAAAATATCCAGCTAATATTATATGCACCGAATTTCATTTCGGTTGTTATCATTTGTGGTATGCTGTTTATTTTTCTCTCACCTACAGGCCCAATTAATGCGATATTGTCTTATTTTTTTGATAAACCTATTTCATTTATGTCAGATCCAGAGGCATTCAGAGCCATCTATATTATTTCTGGTATCTGGCAAGGAGCCGGTTGGGCCTCGATTATCTATGTAGCTGCTCTTGCCAATGTAGACCCGCAGTTACATGATGCGGCAACGATTGATGGAGCTTCGCTATTGCAAAGAATATGGCATATCGATCTGCCGACACTAAAACCAATGATGGCTGTATTATTTATTCTTGCCGCTGGTGGAATTATGGGAATTGGTTTTGAAAAAGCATATTTGATGCAAACTGCCATGAATATCCCAACATCTGAAATCATCCCAACCTATGTTTACAAAGTAGGATTACAAGCTGGGGATTACGCATACTCATCTGCAGTAGGATTGTTTAACTCTATTATTAATATAATCTTGTTAGTGTTTGTTAATTTTGTTGTGAAAAAATTGAGTGAAGGCGAAAGTCTTTATTAA
- a CDS encoding TldD/PmbA family protein, whose protein sequence is MLSKSIVEDVLTAALSTGGDFAEVFVEDRFTNNMTLQEGKVDRSVSGRDAGVGIRVFNGFQSVYAYTTDFSHPGLLKAAKNAAHAIKGDGQHTITALKQETIEPLHKILQMPRTIENGRKVAVMKKAYEIAKNYHSSIKQATIHYMDSEQNILIANSEGKFVEDTRVRSRMAIQAIASDGTQMQPGFYGPGAYQGFEFFESLNLEHYASEAARIAVTMLDAEECPSGKFPVIIDNEFGGVIFHEACGHGLEATAVAKNNSVFANRIGEKVAPDIVTYIDDGTITNEWGSLNIDDEGEKTRKNVLIENGILKGYLIDKFNGRRMGMDATGSSRRESYRFNPTSRMTNTYIASGKSTPEEIISSTEHGLYAKYMGGGSVNTATGDYNFAIMEAYMVKNGKIGKPVKGATLIGNGAKTLQLVDMVGNNLAHGAGMCGSVSGSLPVNVGQPMIRVSEITVGGTKGE, encoded by the coding sequence ATGTTAAGTAAATCTATAGTCGAGGATGTATTGACAGCCGCTTTGTCTACGGGTGGTGATTTTGCAGAGGTGTTCGTGGAGGATCGCTTTACGAATAATATGACGCTTCAAGAAGGTAAGGTTGATCGAAGTGTTTCTGGACGAGATGCGGGTGTCGGAATCCGTGTATTTAATGGTTTTCAAAGTGTATACGCATACACGACGGATTTTTCACACCCAGGTCTGCTAAAGGCAGCGAAAAATGCAGCGCATGCGATAAAAGGAGACGGCCAGCACACTATTACGGCGCTTAAACAAGAAACGATCGAACCATTACATAAAATTCTGCAAATGCCGCGTACCATCGAAAACGGGCGCAAAGTGGCCGTGATGAAAAAAGCTTATGAGATCGCGAAAAACTATCACTCAAGTATTAAACAAGCGACCATCCATTATATGGATAGCGAACAAAATATACTAATTGCGAATTCAGAAGGCAAGTTCGTCGAAGATACGCGGGTAAGAAGTCGGATGGCGATCCAAGCAATTGCATCGGATGGAACGCAAATGCAGCCGGGCTTCTATGGTCCTGGTGCCTATCAAGGATTCGAGTTTTTCGAATCCCTTAACCTAGAACATTATGCAAGTGAAGCAGCGCGAATTGCAGTAACAATGCTTGATGCGGAAGAATGTCCGAGTGGGAAATTCCCAGTTATTATCGATAATGAGTTTGGCGGTGTTATTTTTCACGAAGCATGTGGACACGGATTAGAAGCCACTGCTGTTGCGAAAAATAATTCTGTGTTTGCGAACCGAATTGGCGAAAAGGTAGCACCGGATATCGTGACCTACATCGATGATGGCACAATAACAAATGAATGGGGTTCCTTAAATATAGATGACGAAGGTGAAAAAACGAGGAAAAACGTCTTGATTGAAAACGGGATATTAAAAGGCTATTTGATTGATAAATTTAATGGACGGCGCATGGGTATGGATGCAACTGGCTCAAGTAGAAGAGAGTCATACCGTTTTAATCCGACTTCACGCATGACGAATACGTATATTGCATCAGGTAAATCGACACCAGAAGAAATCATTTCATCTACAGAACATGGACTGTATGCCAAGTATATGGGCGGAGGCTCAGTGAATACGGCGACAGGCGATTATAACTTTGCAATTATGGAAGCTTATATGGTTAAAAACGGGAAAATCGGCAAGCCAGTCAAAGGGGCAACATTGATCGGTAATGGAGCGAAAACATTACAGCTTGTCGACATGGTCGGTAATAATCTTGCTCACGGAGCGGGGATGTGTGGCTCTGTCAGCGGTAGTCTTCCAGTCAATGTCGGCCAGCCAATGATTCGTGTGAGTGAAATAACTGTCGGTGGAACGAAGGGGGAGTAA
- a CDS encoding ABC transporter ATP-binding protein: protein MNVLEINNLSKLYKNKKAVQNIEFALESGKCTALLGPNGAGKTTTLNMIAGLLTSTTGNIQSPLLESKQDLRRLIGFLPQYPSFYGWMSGEEYMMFAGEVCGLAKKEAKTRTESLLQLVGLEDGKKRKISQYSGGMRQRLGIAQALIHKPKLILLDEPVSALDPFGRREVLELMKRLKDETTILFSTHILNDAEEVSDHVLFMNEGKIIEAGSLQDVKRRNAENMINLQFAQVASNYTHLFNEYEVNVNGATLVLRVQDIEEAKNDILQIILREQLPLIKFEMSDASLEEIFMKVVKK, encoded by the coding sequence ATGAATGTGTTAGAAATAAACAACCTGTCAAAGCTATATAAAAATAAAAAAGCTGTGCAAAATATTGAGTTTGCGCTTGAATCGGGAAAGTGTACCGCTTTACTTGGACCAAATGGAGCGGGGAAAACAACGACATTGAATATGATTGCCGGTTTGCTTACTTCAACAACGGGAAATATTCAATCACCACTTCTTGAATCAAAGCAAGATCTTCGCAGATTAATCGGATTTTTACCGCAATATCCGTCTTTTTACGGCTGGATGAGTGGAGAAGAATACATGATGTTTGCTGGTGAAGTTTGCGGATTAGCTAAAAAGGAAGCTAAGACGAGAACGGAATCCCTTTTACAGCTAGTCGGTTTGGAGGACGGGAAGAAGCGGAAAATAAGTCAATACTCGGGTGGGATGAGGCAAAGACTTGGCATTGCACAAGCACTTATTCACAAACCTAAACTTATTTTGCTGGATGAACCGGTGTCTGCACTTGACCCATTCGGTAGAAGAGAAGTGTTAGAACTCATGAAGAGGTTAAAAGATGAGACAACGATTTTATTTTCCACTCATATTTTAAATGATGCAGAGGAAGTCAGTGATCATGTTTTATTTATGAATGAGGGGAAAATAATTGAAGCAGGTAGTTTGCAAGATGTGAAGCGAAGAAATGCGGAGAATATGATCAACCTACAATTTGCACAAGTTGCTTCGAACTATACTCATCTTTTTAATGAATACGAAGTGAATGTTAACGGCGCTACACTTGTACTTCGCGTGCAAGATATAGAGGAAGCCAAAAACGATATCCTACAAATCATTCTTCGTGAACAATTGCCACTTATCAAATTTGAAATGAGTGACGCTTCATTAGAAGAGATCTTTATGAAAGTGGTGAAAAAATGA
- a CDS encoding carbohydrate ABC transporter permease — MFHTKKDKLLLFINKILLIGMVLVIILPLLYVLLASFLDPSVLLSKGISFNPVDWTIEGYVRIMQDGAIIRGFFNAILYSVGFTLATVIVSIFAGYPLAVDGLVGKKVIMVFFLFTMFFGGGLIPTYLVIKNLGMLNSIWAIILPGAVSVWNIILARTFFKSIPKELNEAAKIDGATDIQIFFKIVLPLSKPIIFVLALYSFVGQWNSFFDAMIYLEDPKMHPLQLVLRSILIQNEVQPGMINDQLAMAELSKISEKIKYSSIILSSLPLIIMYPFFQKYFEKGVMVGSLK, encoded by the coding sequence ATGTTCCATACAAAGAAAGATAAGCTTTTACTTTTCATTAATAAAATCCTATTAATTGGAATGGTATTGGTCATTATATTACCGTTACTTTATGTTCTATTGGCTTCATTTTTAGACCCAAGCGTATTGCTAAGTAAAGGAATATCATTTAATCCGGTTGATTGGACCATTGAAGGTTATGTGAGAATAATGCAGGATGGTGCAATTATTAGAGGCTTTTTTAATGCCATTCTCTATTCAGTCGGTTTCACTCTTGCAACTGTTATCGTTTCAATCTTTGCCGGTTATCCATTGGCAGTTGATGGATTAGTAGGGAAAAAAGTCATTATGGTATTTTTTCTCTTTACTATGTTTTTCGGTGGCGGTTTGATTCCTACATACCTAGTCATTAAGAACTTAGGAATGCTTAACAGTATATGGGCGATCATCTTGCCAGGTGCTGTAAGTGTGTGGAATATCATATTGGCTAGAACCTTTTTTAAAAGTATTCCAAAAGAACTGAACGAAGCTGCAAAAATTGATGGAGCGACAGATATACAAATATTTTTTAAGATCGTTCTCCCGTTATCAAAACCAATCATTTTTGTACTAGCTTTATATTCTTTTGTCGGTCAGTGGAATTCATTTTTCGATGCGATGATTTATTTAGAAGATCCGAAGATGCACCCATTGCAATTAGTGTTAAGATCGATTCTTATTCAAAATGAAGTACAACCTGGAATGATTAATGATCAGCTTGCGATGGCAGAACTGAGTAAAATCTCGGAAAAAATTAAATACTCTTCCATTATACTTTCAAGTTTGCCTTTAATTATTATGTATCCTTTCTTCCAAAAATATTTTGAAAAAGGCGTTATGGTAGGGTCATTAAAATAA
- a CDS encoding LacI family DNA-binding transcriptional regulator: protein MKVKLEDVAKAAGVSPTTVSRVLNNRGYISDQTRAKVESAIEELNYYPNDVARSLFKKRTNFIGLILPTVSNPFFGELALYIENHCSELGYKIILCNSNGQIDKEKAYSTMLIRHQVDGIIVCSYNRGIDTYKHPKLPIVAIDHYLAPTIPVVGSDNYAGGKLAVQHLIDQGCKSIIHINGPIELETPAHFRRKAYEDLVENPINYALPFDVDRIAFIRKILKDVPEIDGIFASDDMIAAACLQVARELNIHVPDQLKVVGYDGTEATMTLLPQLTTIRQPIEDIAKTSVSKLTYMIDNSKYSGPHETTLPVELLINGTT, encoded by the coding sequence ATGAAAGTAAAATTAGAAGATGTTGCAAAAGCTGCAGGGGTATCTCCAACTACCGTATCTCGAGTATTAAATAATAGGGGATATATTAGTGATCAAACAAGAGCAAAAGTGGAGAGTGCGATAGAAGAATTAAATTATTATCCGAATGACGTAGCTAGGTCTCTATTCAAAAAAAGAACTAATTTTATTGGCTTAATATTACCAACAGTTAGTAATCCTTTTTTTGGTGAATTAGCACTATATATTGAAAACCATTGCTCTGAATTAGGGTATAAGATTATTCTTTGTAATAGTAATGGTCAAATTGATAAAGAAAAGGCATATTCGACGATGCTTATAAGGCATCAAGTAGATGGAATAATTGTTTGCTCGTATAATAGGGGAATAGACACGTATAAGCATCCAAAGCTCCCTATTGTTGCGATTGATCACTATTTAGCACCCACTATACCAGTAGTAGGTTCTGATAATTATGCTGGCGGAAAGTTAGCTGTCCAACATTTAATCGATCAAGGGTGTAAATCAATTATTCATATTAATGGTCCCATAGAATTAGAAACACCTGCCCACTTTAGAAGAAAAGCATACGAAGATCTTGTGGAAAATCCAATTAATTACGCACTTCCATTTGATGTAGATAGGATTGCATTCATTAGAAAAATTTTAAAGGATGTTCCTGAAATAGATGGGATATTTGCTAGTGATGATATGATTGCAGCTGCATGTTTACAGGTTGCCAGGGAATTGAACATACATGTACCTGATCAATTAAAAGTGGTTGGATATGATGGTACTGAAGCAACGATGACCTTATTACCTCAATTAACAACCATTAGACAACCAATTGAAGACATAGCTAAAACGTCTGTTTCAAAATTAACGTATATGATCGATAACTCAAAATATTCAGGGCCGCACGAAACAACGCTGCCTGTAGAATTACTAATTAATGGGACAACATAA
- a CDS encoding sensor histidine kinase — translation MKSLYFRIVATFALVALVSGLIAFLLSNLYYHAKLKDFNEKKILEISREIVYLNDHSELSINEFLTSIADMNFQLYLVDQNLKGTHYGDEFRNYDLDEKVIKSILKGNTYYGITNFQSNLFVTGFFKDNLENSIGIPITVNGQTEALFVRPNVEKQFGEMRIVFSLLLGITFLLSLVLIFVFTTFLVRPIKKLMKATRKIASGNYHVQLESNRSDEIGALANDFGKMAKSLQKLDEMRQEFVSNVSHEIQSPLTSIQGFTKAIRTEAVSKEEADRYLSIIEQESSRLSSLSKQLLMLSSLDKQVKAISKTEFRLDEQIREVILVAEWQWSQKNIEMKLDLPRIVIHADEQLLFQVWMNLITNSIKFTDENGAIYVAVVVDEDIVVTVRDTGAGIQEEALPHIFDRFYMGDKSRNRTKSGSGLGLSVVKKIVDIHDGSVDVVSKLAEGTEFIIRLPR, via the coding sequence ATGAAATCACTTTACTTTAGAATCGTTGCTACCTTTGCTTTAGTAGCACTTGTCAGCGGTTTAATTGCATTTTTATTGTCCAATCTTTATTATCATGCGAAGTTGAAAGATTTTAATGAGAAAAAAATACTAGAAATCTCCCGTGAAATCGTTTATTTAAATGATCATAGTGAACTATCGATAAATGAATTTTTAACAAGCATTGCTGATATGAACTTTCAGTTATACTTGGTTGATCAAAACCTTAAAGGGACACATTATGGAGATGAATTTCGTAACTATGATTTGGATGAAAAAGTTATCAAATCCATTTTGAAGGGAAATACGTATTACGGTATAACTAACTTCCAAAGCAATTTATTTGTAACAGGTTTCTTCAAGGATAATTTGGAAAACAGCATTGGCATTCCCATTACGGTTAATGGGCAGACAGAGGCATTATTCGTACGTCCTAATGTCGAAAAGCAATTCGGTGAAATGCGGATTGTGTTTAGCTTACTACTGGGAATCACCTTTTTATTAAGTCTTGTACTTATATTTGTATTTACTACCTTTCTCGTACGTCCAATTAAAAAACTAATGAAAGCAACCCGAAAAATTGCTAGTGGAAATTATCATGTCCAGCTCGAGAGCAATCGATCTGATGAAATTGGTGCACTTGCGAATGACTTTGGGAAAATGGCTAAGTCATTGCAAAAATTAGACGAAATGCGCCAAGAATTTGTTTCGAATGTATCGCATGAAATTCAGTCTCCACTTACATCGATTCAAGGTTTTACGAAAGCAATTCGGACAGAGGCCGTTTCAAAAGAAGAAGCAGACCGTTATTTATCGATTATTGAACAGGAAAGTAGTCGCTTATCTTCACTTAGCAAGCAGCTATTGATGCTTTCATCGCTAGATAAACAGGTGAAAGCTATAAGTAAAACGGAATTTAGGCTAGATGAACAAATACGTGAGGTAATTCTTGTGGCTGAATGGCAGTGGAGCCAAAAAAACATTGAAATGAAACTTGATCTACCAAGGATAGTGATTCATGCGGATGAGCAGTTATTGTTCCAAGTATGGATGAACTTAATTACGAATAGTATTAAATTTACAGATGAAAATGGCGCTATATATGTTGCGGTTGTTGTGGATGAAGATATTGTTGTGACTGTAAGGGATACAGGAGCAGGTATACAAGAAGAAGCTCTTCCACATATTTTCGATCGTTTTTATATGGGAGATAAATCAAGAAACAGAACGAAATCTGGAAGTGGTTTAGGCCTGTCGGTTGTGAAAAAAATCGTCGACATTCACGATGGATCTGTAGATGTTGTAAGTAAATTAGCTGAAGGAACGGAATTTATTATTAGACTACCAAGATAA
- a CDS encoding oxidoreductase gives MEKKTALIVGVTGLVGNELLRILLKSEKYKEVIALGRRTINVSHPKLTEILVDFEKLGDYASSFIADDIFCCLGTTIKKAKTKEAMYQVDVEYPLMIAKLAHTSGAKQFLVISALNANPQSSLFYSKMKGELEQKLAEISYEAISILRPSLLLGERDEFRLGERLAGVMLKMIPFLFKGPLKKYKAIYGKDVALAMYAIAQLNKRGVAVYTSEQLDLLSK, from the coding sequence TTGGAAAAGAAAACTGCACTCATTGTGGGTGTAACTGGTCTTGTGGGAAACGAGCTACTCCGTATACTTCTAAAATCAGAAAAATATAAGGAAGTCATTGCGCTTGGGAGGAGAACAATAAATGTTTCCCATCCGAAATTAACGGAAATCCTAGTTGATTTTGAAAAGTTAGGTGATTATGCGAGCAGCTTCATTGCAGACGATATTTTTTGCTGCTTAGGAACGACTATCAAGAAAGCAAAGACGAAGGAAGCGATGTATCAAGTAGATGTTGAATATCCCTTAATGATTGCGAAGCTTGCTCATACAAGCGGCGCGAAGCAATTTCTAGTAATTAGTGCGCTGAATGCCAATCCTCAATCGTCACTTTTCTATTCGAAAATGAAAGGCGAATTAGAGCAGAAACTAGCGGAAATTTCATATGAGGCTATATCAATACTACGTCCGTCACTATTACTCGGCGAGCGGGATGAATTTAGGTTAGGTGAGAGATTAGCAGGGGTAATGCTTAAAATGATACCATTTTTATTTAAAGGTCCATTGAAAAAGTACAAAGCAATCTATGGGAAAGATGTTGCATTGGCTATGTATGCAATTGCGCAATTGAATAAACGAGGAGTGGCGGTTTATACATCAGAACAACTAGATTTACTCTCGAAATAA